In a genomic window of Streptomyces sp. SJL17-4:
- a CDS encoding APC family permease, whose translation MAENPTPEVHRLKANSVGLVGVVFMAVATAAPITAMTGNLPIAVGFGNGTGAPAGYLFATLVLTVFSVGYVAMAKRITAAGAFYGYISHGLGRIAGMASGMLAVLAYIVFEASIVGVFAYFAKTTVADQLGVDIPWILYAAVMLAVTAGLSYFDINLTAKALGVMLIAEIAVLFAVATAVLIAGGGPDGIPVEPINPANAFTGTSAGLGLFFAFWSWVGFESTAMYGEESRDPKRVIPRATLISVIGVGVFYIYVSWMTIAGNGLAGSVKLSSSASPLDLFFAPTQSFIGAWAVDAFQWLLLTGSFACGMAFHQCASRYLYAIGREGFLHPALGRTHVKHGSPYIASYVQSAIAVLLVGAFWLTGQDPYIHLYTLLAILGTMAILIVQTLCSFAVIGYFRKNHPEDRHWFRTLTAPLLGGVGMIAVVVLLIMNMETAAGLAADSLFFKAIPWIVGAVFFGGLGLGLYLKAQRPERYEIIGRIVLEDATERPADEAPAPAPVPQS comes from the coding sequence ATGGCAGAGAACCCCACTCCAGAGGTCCACCGGCTCAAGGCGAACTCGGTCGGTCTTGTCGGCGTCGTCTTCATGGCCGTCGCCACCGCGGCACCGATCACCGCGATGACCGGCAACCTCCCCATCGCCGTCGGCTTCGGCAACGGCACCGGCGCCCCTGCCGGATATCTCTTCGCGACGCTCGTCCTGACCGTCTTCTCGGTCGGCTATGTCGCCATGGCCAAGCGGATCACGGCCGCCGGCGCCTTCTACGGCTACATCTCGCACGGCCTCGGCCGGATCGCGGGCATGGCCTCCGGGATGCTCGCCGTCCTCGCGTACATCGTCTTCGAGGCCTCGATCGTCGGCGTCTTCGCGTACTTCGCCAAGACGACGGTCGCCGATCAGCTCGGCGTCGACATTCCGTGGATCCTGTACGCGGCGGTCATGCTGGCCGTGACCGCCGGCCTCTCGTACTTCGACATCAACCTGACCGCCAAGGCGCTCGGCGTGATGCTCATCGCGGAGATCGCGGTCCTCTTCGCGGTCGCCACCGCCGTCCTGATCGCCGGCGGCGGCCCCGACGGCATCCCCGTCGAGCCGATCAACCCCGCGAACGCCTTCACCGGCACCTCCGCCGGCCTCGGCCTCTTCTTCGCCTTCTGGTCCTGGGTCGGCTTCGAGTCGACCGCGATGTACGGGGAGGAGTCCCGCGACCCCAAGCGGGTCATCCCGCGCGCCACCCTGATCTCCGTCATCGGCGTCGGCGTCTTCTACATCTACGTGTCGTGGATGACGATCGCGGGGAACGGACTCGCCGGATCGGTGAAGCTGTCCTCCTCCGCCTCGCCGCTCGACCTGTTCTTCGCGCCCACCCAGAGCTTCATCGGCGCGTGGGCCGTCGACGCCTTCCAGTGGCTGCTGCTCACCGGCTCCTTCGCCTGCGGCATGGCCTTCCACCAGTGCGCCTCGCGCTATCTGTACGCCATCGGCCGGGAGGGCTTCCTCCACCCGGCGCTCGGCCGGACGCACGTGAAGCACGGCTCGCCGTACATCGCCTCGTACGTGCAGAGCGCGATCGCCGTCCTCCTCGTCGGCGCCTTCTGGCTCACCGGCCAGGACCCGTACATCCACCTCTACACGCTGCTCGCGATCCTCGGCACGATGGCGATCCTCATCGTCCAGACCCTCTGTTCCTTCGCCGTCATCGGCTACTTCCGGAAGAACCACCCCGAGGACCGGCACTGGTTCAGGACGCTCACGGCCCCGCTCCTCGGCGGTGTCGGCATGATCGCCGTCGTCGTGCTGCTGATCATGAACATGGAGACGGCGGCCGGTCTCGCCGCCGACTCGCTCTTCTTCAAGGCGATCCCCTGGATCGTCGGCGCGGTCTTCTTCGGCGGCCTCGGCCTGGGCCTCTACCTCAAGGCCCAGCGGCCCGAGCGCTACGAGATCATCGGCCGGATCGTGCTGGAGGACGCCACCGAGCGCCCCGCCGACGAGGCCCCGGCCCCCGCTCCCGTACCCCAGAGCTGA